Sequence from the Neptunomonas japonica JAMM 1380 genome:
TTTTCAACTCAAAGGGTTGGCGATAAAAAAGGTAAACAAGAGGTGGGCCGGCCATACTAAACATCCCTGCTAAAAAACCAGCTGTTGCACCAGATACTGCAAAAACAGCATTAGGGGAAGGTTCTTTTAAGGGTTCCGGGCGAAGCATAATTAACATACCGCCGGTAAAAATAGTGATGCCCAATAATAGCTGTAATAGATTATTAAATGACTCACTCAGGTAATCCAGTAGGATTAGACCGGCGAGTAATGCAGGAAAAATACCAGCACAGGTAATCATGACACGTTTAATGTCTAGCGCATGGAAGTTACCTTTGATAGCAATAAGACCGTTGATCAAGGTGACTGCGCTAATAACGACAGAAGTGAATGCAATGGGTACTAGGCTAAATGCAGTAACGGCGCCCATCACTATCATGCCTAAAGCAAACCCTGTGATGGTTTGTACATAGGTTGCAAAGGCAATGATAGCGATGAAGGGAATAAGTGTTTCTAGGCCCATGATGTGTAGGATTTACTCTTTAGGGATGATGGTTTTGCATTCTTTAAAAATACGGCTGCTGCAATTATGGCAGATGTCACGATCAAGCTGGTCGTATATTTTATGAATGGCTTCCCCTTTTGACTGAAAAAATGACTGCTCACCTAAGCTCTCAAAGTACTCGTCACGTCGTAGGTACTCATCAACTTGTGTTTTAAGATTGCTTAGAAATAGTGCTTGTCCGATGCTGCGTCTACGTTTTGCTTCTTGCATCAACATCTCGGCTCCAGCGATATCGATATGGTTCATACCGTTACCGATAATGAGCACGTTGGGTGAACTTATATTTTCAAGATAATCTTTTACGTAGTTAACTGAACCGAAAAATAAAGAGCCTTCGATGCGAATTACTTTTAGCTGCGGGCAGCGAGGCTGGCTAGTACCAAGAGCGTTGATGAAAAACGGTGTGGCGCTGTGCTGGTCTGGCAGCACTTCCACAATATTAGGTTGGGACGTACGCTTTAGATAAAACACCAGTGACAAAATAACGCCTAGGTAGATAGCAAACTCTAACGCCATAACAAGGGTCGCAGCGAAGGTAACAATTAATACAGCAAATTCCGATTTTCCTGCACGAAAGATCAATTTTATATGATGAAAATCAATAAGGTTATAGGCAACAACAAGCAGTAAGCCTGCCATGCTTGGAATGGGAATAAAGCGTGTCATTTCAGAAAACAGCAGAACAATAACTGCCAGTGAAATGGCTGCGATAATGGCCGCTAATGGTGTTCTAGCCCCAGATGTGAAGTTGACGCCGGTACGAGTAAAAGAGCCTGAAGAGGCGTAAGAAGAGAATACAGAGCCAACAATGTTTGAAAGTGCCTGCCCATAAAATTCTTGATTGCCGTTAATGGATTGGTGTGAACGTGTTGCTACTGAGCGGGCTATTGAAACCGCCTCAACTAAGCCTAATAAGCCGATAGCAATGGCGCCAGGTGCTAAGTCATAAAATACACTAGAGTCGACGCTTGGAAACATGAAGGGCGGTAAGCTTCCAGGGATTTCACCAACTAATGCGATGCTGTTCTCATCTGCACCTAGCCACCATGCAAAGACACTGCTGATGATCATAGCGATAAGCATGTTTGGCCAGCGGGGTAATATACGTTTAAAGAATAGGCATGTAACAACGGTAACAGCCGCGACAGAGAGTGCGTAAAAGTTGGTGTTGTGGGCTGCTGAAAATACCCCAGACCATGTGGATAGGAAGGATCCATTGCTCTCAATAGAAATGCCTAGAATATTTTTAACCTGGCTGGATGCAATAACAATGGCAGCCCCTGTTGTGAAGCCGACAACAACAGAGTGTGAAACAAAATTAACTAAAGTGCCAAAGCGAAAGAATGCTAATAGTAGCTGAAACAGACCCGCCATGAGTGTGAGTGCTAACACAAGATTGATGAATTCAGGGGAGCCAGGAGACGCCAGTGGGCTCACTGTGGTAAAGACAACAATTGATAACGCAGCGGTTGGGCCAGAAATAAGATGCCATGAAGATCCAAACAAGGCGGCAATGATGGCGGGAATAATCGCTGCGTATAAGCCATATTCAGGAGGCATGCCGGCGATCAAAGCGTAAGCTACACCTTGGGGAAGTACGATGACCGCATTGGTGATACCAGCAAAAAGATCATCACGAGCTTTGTCCATCGTAATAAGGCGAGACCATACCAGAAAGGGAAACAAGCGGGCCCAGTTAAATTTCTGCTTGTTTGGTTGGTTCTGCATAAGGCTGATCCTAGTGATTGATTTTTTTAACTTTTTTATTATGACTATCAAGTTATATGCTCTTGGTGCCAGAGCATAGATCCAGATTATCAGCGTTTTTAAGACCATGCTACAGTGGAAGGGTCCGCAGCTAAGTTCCTTTAACGTAGCCGCAGGCAGTATAAAACTGGTAATGCTGAATCTTTGTACTTAATTGAGCCAATCCTGAGGAATTCTAGAGCCAACAGCACGGCGGAGTGAGAGAGCCTAAGATTACTTAACGGCGGTAACTTGAATCTCAACCTTGTAATCAGGGGTTATTAGATCTGCTCTTACACAGGCGCGAACTGGCGGGTTCTCCGCATCGATCCAGCCAACCCATACATCATTCATGGCTGCAAAATCGTTCATATCACTAACCCAGATAGTGGCACTCAGTAGGCGTGACTTATTAGTACCGGCTTGAGCGAGAAGGTCGTCTACTCTGGAAAGGATTTCTTGAGTTTGTCCTTTGATATCCACGGAGGTATCTGTTGCCAGTTGGCCTGCGAGTATAATAGTACCGTTGTACTCGACAGCCTGACTCATGCGTTCGTTCTTGTTGTATCGGTTAATCATTTTTAAGGTTCCCAAATGCGCAGTGCTGATAAACTCGACATATCAAAGGTTTATTCAGTGCTGTGATTATTAGATTTACAAAGAAAAAAAGCGGCTCCCAACGACCTTAGCCGTTGGTCAGCCGCTAAAATATGGCTGGAGGACACCAAAAAACAAACACTCCCTCAGTAATGACAGGCAATTCGTTTATAGCGCTGCCCATGACTGAAGGTGATATAACACTAGCAACCTTATGTAGTTGCTAGATGTAACTAGCAGTAATCTTCAAAGTCTAAGGCTTGGCGATAGCCAAATAGAGCCTGAGCACCACCGGTATGCAAGAAGACGATATTGTCATCTTTATCAAAGTGACCTTTACGGATCAGGTCGATAAAGCCTGCTGCACCTTTAGCAGAGTAGACAGGGTCTAGCATGATGGATTCTTGGCGAGCAAAAAGTTCGATCGCTTCGATACCACTTTCTGTTGGTATTCCGTAGCCTTCACCCACGTAGTCACAGTTAGCCACAACATCTTCACGCTTAACCACACCAGGAATACCCAGATGTTCAGCGGTTTTTTCTGCGAGACGAAATACGTTACCCTCTTGCAGATCACGGGGAGCACGCACACCAATACCTAAAACAGGGATCAGGCTATTAGAAGCCACTAAACCTGTGACCAAGCCCGCCTGTGTACCTGCACTACCGGTAGCATGAACGACTCTATCGATCTTAAGACCCATATCATTTGCCTGTGTGAGAAGCTCTAAAGCTGCATTCACATAACCCAAAGCACCGATAGGGTTAGATCCACCACCGGGAATAATATAAGGCGTTTTACCTTGCGCACGTAGCTTTTCGGCAACCTCTTCCATCGCTTGATTCATGTCAGTATCAGCGGGGTACTTGCTTAAAGATGCACCAAACAGCTGGTCCAGTAGCACGTTACCATTGTAGTTATAGTCAACATCTTTACTGCCCGTACGGTCTTCTAATAGTACATGACACTCCATACCCATTTTGGTCGCGATTGCCGCCGTCTGGCGAGCATGGTTAGACTGTGTTGCACCTTGAGTAATAATGGTATCAGCACCCTGAGCAATGGCATCGCCCATCAGGAACTCTAGCTTGCGGGTCTTGTTACCGCCGCCAGCTAAGCCGGTGCAGTCATCCCGTTTAATCCAAAGATTAGGCCCACCAAGAAGCTTGCTAAGATTTTCCATGGGCTCAAGTGGTGTTGCCAAATGTGCAAATTGTAAGCGGGGAAAGCGAGATAAATGCATCGTAATGCTCCTGTTATTATACTTGTGCAGCTCATAGGCTTTGTTCAAGTGACGCTATTGAACTGTGATTTATCATAGAATTTCTCAACAACAACTGACCAATGCTGTTTTCTGTACAGCTTGGTACTTTTTGGCATACTCTAGATATAATGCGGCTTATGGGGCATATTCGGTATTATTTCAAAAATATAAAAAGGTAAGCTCACTCTCGCCAGCTATCGGTAGGCCTCGTGGCTCTTCCACCGTGTTTGGCGCTATTGTTGTGGCTTTTAAGTTCGCTTCTATTCTTAGAGAGGCCTATTCACGACTTCATCGAAGTTCGATGGTGGTTACTAAACCTTGCCAGAGAATCTGTTTTCTATACGAACATAAACTTCTTTTTACGCGTCTGACGATGCTTATGATTGAATTCATTGTCGGCAAAGGTGAATGGGTCATCCAGTGACTTATCTGTGAAAATATATGGCCTGTATTTTTCATAGTGCCGGACTTCATCGTATGTTCCCAAGCAGAATACCTTCAAGAGCCATTTTTCTGCTTCCAAAGCCTCTTTCGTCATACAACATCAAATACATCTTCTGCTGAACAACTGCGTTGCAAGACGTGTAAACATGCGGGCTTGTCATTTTTAGCATGGGGTCAGTCTGAATAAGCATTAGCCAATAATGTAAAAAAATGGAAATACTAAAAGCATGAGTAAGAACATAAACCCAACTCATATGACTATGACGACAATAAAAATAATGGTGATTCAAATGATGAAAACTACATTCTTACGAACAGTTTTAGCCAGCGCCGTTGTACTGGGCATGACGGCAAGCGCTGTTCAGGCAAAAGAAACGATTCGTGTATCTACCTACGTTAACGAGTCAGATATTCGTTATGACGGTTTCAAAAAGTTTGCTGAGTTGGCCAGCCAAAAATCCAATGGCGATTTAGACATACAGATTTTTCCATCGTCTACGTTACATGGTTGGAGTGAAGGTGTTGATGCCGTACAGGGCGGTGTGTCTGATGTTAGCTGGATTCCAGCCGATAAACGTCTTGCCTGTTATCGCGTGACATCCTTATACCCTGCTGCCGTAAGCCTTGAAAACCAAGTCGAGCTGGATGCTGAATATGCTGAGCTAATGCGTAGCGAATCGGCCAAAGTCGGCTTGGTGCCGCTGATCAATTCTAACTACTCCTACGACCAAGAGTGGTGGTTCGAAGAGCCTATTAAAGATCTGAATAACTTGGATGGAAAACTGGTTCGATCTATCGGCCCATTGGTCAGTAGCATGATTGAATCATGGGGTGGTAAGCCTGTGTTTGTTGCGCCCAAAGAAGTCTTCCAGTCAGCGGAACGTGGTGTGGTCGATGGCATCAATATGGGAGTGGCAACCTACAGCTCATGGAAGCTGTGGAGCGTGATGCCCTACATGGTCAATGCCAACCTTTTCTACGGCAACATCATGTACATGATGAATAAAAACAAGTTCGAGTCACTCAGCGAAAGCAACCAAACCGCACTATTGGAAGCAGCAACAGAAGCAGAGACTTGGTTAAAGCCTCGCTATGAAGACTGGGTCGATCAACGTGTCGGTAACGCGGTTATGAAAGGCGGCGGTGCCGCTGTCACGGTCTCTCAAGAAGCCCGTCACTCAATGATCGAAAAGGCACAATCTTCATGGGATAGTGAAGTGGATGCAGCCTGCGGCAAACCTCTTGCTAACAAGGTTAGGGCTTTATTTGCTAAGCACGCTAACTAAGTAATTTTTTGCAATAAGAGGGTGTCAATATGCGACAGGCATTGGCTCGACTACTAGAACGATTAGCACTGGTGCTGCTGTATTGCGGTGGTGTAATCGTCCTCATTCAGGCGGTTTGGATCAGTTATGGCGTATTCATGCGCTATGTACTGGATAGCCCTGACGGCATGGTGACTGAGGCAACAGCATTGATGCTAGTGCCTGTTGCATTCTTTGGGCTGGCGTATGCACTTAGCAACGACGCCTATCCAAAGGTCACATTGCTGCGGGATTTACTGCCTATCAAGGTGCAAGGAATCATCGATAGAATCAACCTGCTAATCATGACGCTTACTGGCATGTTTTTCAGTGTCTCCGCGTGTGAGGCTGCTTATCGCGCCTTTCATTCGGGGGCCGCTTCAGAGATTTTACTCTGGCCGCGGTTCTATTTCTGGGTTCCCGTTGCTATTTCATTGTTAATTTTTACCCTGCTAGCGATTGTTCGTTTACTTAACTACGAACATCCATCGCGCCGGGTAGATGCTGTACAGGAGGCTCCCTAATGGAATGGTACACTGTTGGTCTAGGTTTACTGGGTCTGCTCATTCTATTTATCTCGATTGGTCTTCCAATCCCATTCGCGCTAGCAGCGGCTTCGGTGCCGTTTCTTCTCAGTATTCAGTCGCTCTCGACATCACTGATAACGGCAGAGCTAAAACTCTGGGGAGTATGGGTTGATTACATACTGCTGGCGGTACCCCTCTTTGTACTCTTAGGAGAGCTCATTGGGCGGTCGTCGATTGGCCCCAATCTCTACTGGTTTATGCACAGTAAAGTTCCTGTCAGAGGCTCTGCCGCCTACGGCAGTATTGGTGCTTGTGCAGGTTTTGGTGCGGTCTGCGGTTCCAGCATGGTGGGGTCACTCACCATTGGAGGCGTTGCTCTTCCTGAAATGCTGAAACTGGGTTATGGCAAGCGCTTATCCAGCGGTGTGTTAGCGGCCGGTGGTACGCTCAGCGTATTGATTCCACCGAGCCTGATACTGCTGTTTTACGGTATCGTGACGGACCAATCGATTGGTGATCTATTTATTGCCGGCGTTATTCCGGGCATTATTTTAGTCTCGTTCTTTATCATTATTGTCGCTATCTGGGGCTGGTTACGCCCTAGCGATGTACCTGAACGTGATAACACCAACCCGATCCCTTGGGGATTGGCACTGAGTGCCGTGTTGCCGGTTATCTTTATCGGTCTGATTATCACGGTATCGATCTATACCGGTATAGCAACACCCACTGAAGCGGCGGGCATCTCCTGTGTCGCTACTATGATTATGGCCTTTACGGTTGGGGGTTTACGTTGGGATGGTTTTCTTGGGGCGATACGCGCCACCATGCAAACCATGGGCTACCTCGGTCTACTGTTATCGGCCGGTGTGTTGTTCGGTTTTGTGATGACTTACTATCGCGTGCCACAACAGTTCACTGAAATATTCAGTGCCATGGAGCTGTCTCCCTACTTAGTGTTGGCGATCATCATCGTGTTTTACGTCATCCTCGGCATGTTCCTTGAACCGGTCTCCATGACCTTCATTACTCTGCCAACGATGTACCCGCTCGTGGCCGCATCCGGTTTCGATCTGATCTGGTTTGGCGTGATCTATACCATCACCATGGAGTTGGCGGTGCTCACCCCCCCCGTAGGGCTCAACTTGTACGTCATACAAGCCCTGGCCCGAAAGGAAATCACCATCATCGACGTCATTATTGGCTGTCTGCCTTTCATTGGTGCACTGATCGTTTTATTGGGCTTAATGGTCATGATTCCCGATATAGCACTGTGGTTACCGAGCATCATGGATTAGGAGAGTGATTATGGGATGCATTAGAGTCGGGAAGGGACCCGTGTTGGTCTTAGTTCATGGGTTCTTAAGCGGACTTTC
This genomic interval carries:
- a CDS encoding sulfite exporter TauE/SafE family protein, which encodes MGLETLIPFIAIIAFATYVQTITGFALGMIVMGAVTAFSLVPIAFTSVVISAVTLINGLIAIKGNFHALDIKRVMITCAGIFPALLAGLILLDYLSESFNNLLQLLLGITIFTGGMLIMLRPEPLKEPSPNAVFAVSGATAGFLAGMFSMAGPPLVYLFYRQPFELKTIRLCLVSIFLVCSTARIIMVGFQGGLTLDMLTFSLLCIPMVMFFTWVGKRYPPPLSTTNMRRFAFSLLIIIGISLMVGAL
- a CDS encoding SulP family inorganic anion transporter → MQNQPNKQKFNWARLFPFLVWSRLITMDKARDDLFAGITNAVIVLPQGVAYALIAGMPPEYGLYAAIIPAIIAALFGSSWHLISGPTAALSIVVFTTVSPLASPGSPEFINLVLALTLMAGLFQLLLAFFRFGTLVNFVSHSVVVGFTTGAAIVIASSQVKNILGISIESNGSFLSTWSGVFSAAHNTNFYALSVAAVTVVTCLFFKRILPRWPNMLIAMIISSVFAWWLGADENSIALVGEIPGSLPPFMFPSVDSSVFYDLAPGAIAIGLLGLVEAVSIARSVATRSHQSINGNQEFYGQALSNIVGSVFSSYASSGSFTRTGVNFTSGARTPLAAIIAAISLAVIVLLFSEMTRFIPIPSMAGLLLVVAYNLIDFHHIKLIFRAGKSEFAVLIVTFAATLVMALEFAIYLGVILSLVFYLKRTSQPNIVEVLPDQHSATPFFINALGTSQPRCPQLKVIRIEGSLFFGSVNYVKDYLENISSPNVLIIGNGMNHIDIAGAEMLMQEAKRRRSIGQALFLSNLKTQVDEYLRRDEYFESLGEQSFFQSKGEAIHKIYDQLDRDICHNCSSRIFKECKTIIPKE
- a CDS encoding RidA family protein, whose translation is MINRYNKNERMSQAVEYNGTIILAGQLATDTSVDIKGQTQEILSRVDDLLAQAGTNKSRLLSATIWVSDMNDFAAMNDVWVGWIDAENPPVRACVRADLITPDYKVEIQVTAVK
- a CDS encoding D-cysteine desulfhydrase → MHLSRFPRLQFAHLATPLEPMENLSKLLGGPNLWIKRDDCTGLAGGGNKTRKLEFLMGDAIAQGADTIITQGATQSNHARQTAAIATKMGMECHVLLEDRTGSKDVDYNYNGNVLLDQLFGASLSKYPADTDMNQAMEEVAEKLRAQGKTPYIIPGGGSNPIGALGYVNAALELLTQANDMGLKIDRVVHATGSAGTQAGLVTGLVASNSLIPVLGIGVRAPRDLQEGNVFRLAEKTAEHLGIPGVVKREDVVANCDYVGEGYGIPTESGIEAIELFARQESIMLDPVYSAKGAAGFIDLIRKGHFDKDDNIVFLHTGGAQALFGYRQALDFEDYC
- the dctP gene encoding TRAP transporter substrate-binding protein DctP; protein product: MSKNINPTHMTMTTIKIMVIQMMKTTFLRTVLASAVVLGMTASAVQAKETIRVSTYVNESDIRYDGFKKFAELASQKSNGDLDIQIFPSSTLHGWSEGVDAVQGGVSDVSWIPADKRLACYRVTSLYPAAVSLENQVELDAEYAELMRSESAKVGLVPLINSNYSYDQEWWFEEPIKDLNNLDGKLVRSIGPLVSSMIESWGGKPVFVAPKEVFQSAERGVVDGINMGVATYSSWKLWSVMPYMVNANLFYGNIMYMMNKNKFESLSESNQTALLEAATEAETWLKPRYEDWVDQRVGNAVMKGGGAAVTVSQEARHSMIEKAQSSWDSEVDAACGKPLANKVRALFAKHAN
- a CDS encoding TRAP transporter small permease, with product MRQALARLLERLALVLLYCGGVIVLIQAVWISYGVFMRYVLDSPDGMVTEATALMLVPVAFFGLAYALSNDAYPKVTLLRDLLPIKVQGIIDRINLLIMTLTGMFFSVSACEAAYRAFHSGAASEILLWPRFYFWVPVAISLLIFTLLAIVRLLNYEHPSRRVDAVQEAP
- a CDS encoding TRAP transporter large permease, producing the protein MEWYTVGLGLLGLLILFISIGLPIPFALAAASVPFLLSIQSLSTSLITAELKLWGVWVDYILLAVPLFVLLGELIGRSSIGPNLYWFMHSKVPVRGSAAYGSIGACAGFGAVCGSSMVGSLTIGGVALPEMLKLGYGKRLSSGVLAAGGTLSVLIPPSLILLFYGIVTDQSIGDLFIAGVIPGIILVSFFIIIVAIWGWLRPSDVPERDNTNPIPWGLALSAVLPVIFIGLIITVSIYTGIATPTEAAGISCVATMIMAFTVGGLRWDGFLGAIRATMQTMGYLGLLLSAGVLFGFVMTYYRVPQQFTEIFSAMELSPYLVLAIIIVFYVILGMFLEPVSMTFITLPTMYPLVAASGFDLIWFGVIYTITMELAVLTPPVGLNLYVIQALARKEITIIDVIIGCLPFIGALIVLLGLMVMIPDIALWLPSIMD